In Porphyrobacter sp. LM 6, one DNA window encodes the following:
- a CDS encoding recombinase family protein codes for MSSEITRKLRCAIYTRKSSEEGLEQEFNSLDAQREACEAYIASQRSEGWVQVRDQYDDGGISGGTLDRPAIQRLLSDIEDGLVDVVVVYKIDRLSRSLMDFAKLVEVFERNNVTFVSVTQSFNTTTSMGRLTLNVLLSFAQFEREVTAERIRDKFRASRAKGMYMGGVPPLGYDVKARKLVINKSGAAKIQYIFERFREIGSGTHLLRELAERGITTRHGKRITKGFLYRVLNNRIYIGDVVHKGNRYPGEHEAIISTELWDAVHSILKESPRVRGGRTRANTPAMLKGLIWGQDGAAFSPTHTLKNGKLYRYYISQTLLRNGAGACDVGRVPAAEVEAAVVDQLRAAFRQPEVIIGAWKMATRSTPTLTEAQARQALRDLDPMWDELFPAEQARIVQIIVDKVIVGSEGLDVRLRTEGIGALARELCAPALEAAA; via the coding sequence ATGAGCAGCGAGATCACCCGCAAGCTTCGCTGCGCGATCTATACGCGCAAATCGTCCGAAGAGGGTCTCGAACAAGAGTTCAACTCGCTCGACGCCCAGCGTGAGGCCTGTGAGGCCTATATTGCCAGCCAGCGATCCGAAGGCTGGGTCCAGGTGCGCGATCAGTATGACGATGGCGGCATCTCTGGCGGCACTCTCGACCGCCCAGCGATCCAGCGCCTTCTCTCCGACATTGAGGACGGGCTGGTCGACGTGGTCGTGGTCTACAAGATCGACCGCCTGTCACGCTCACTGATGGACTTCGCCAAGCTGGTCGAGGTGTTCGAGCGCAACAACGTGACGTTTGTATCGGTCACCCAGTCGTTCAATACGACGACCAGCATGGGCCGCCTCACGCTCAACGTTCTTCTGTCCTTCGCTCAATTTGAGCGCGAGGTCACCGCCGAGCGCATCCGCGACAAGTTCCGCGCTAGCCGCGCTAAGGGCATGTACATGGGCGGGGTGCCGCCGCTTGGCTATGACGTGAAAGCTCGCAAGCTTGTGATCAACAAGTCTGGCGCCGCCAAGATCCAATACATCTTCGAGCGGTTCCGGGAGATTGGCTCGGGCACGCATCTGCTGCGGGAGCTCGCGGAGCGAGGGATCACGACCCGCCACGGCAAACGCATCACCAAGGGGTTCCTGTATCGCGTGCTCAACAACCGAATCTACATCGGCGACGTGGTCCACAAAGGGAACCGGTACCCCGGCGAGCATGAGGCAATCATCAGCACCGAGCTCTGGGATGCCGTTCATTCTATCCTGAAGGAGAGCCCTCGGGTTCGAGGCGGACGCACGCGCGCTAACACGCCCGCCATGCTGAAGGGGCTAATCTGGGGGCAAGATGGAGCGGCATTCTCTCCGACGCACACACTGAAGAACGGAAAGCTCTACCGCTACTATATTAGCCAGACCTTGCTTCGGAACGGTGCGGGAGCGTGTGATGTCGGCAGGGTTCCGGCTGCGGAGGTCGAAGCCGCCGTTGTCGATCAACTGCGGGCAGCATTCCGTCAGCCTGAAGTCATCATTGGCGCTTGGAAGATGGCCACGCGGAGCACACCGACGTTGACCGAGGCCCAAGCGAGACAGGCTCTGAGAGATCTGGACCCGATGTGGGATGAGCTATTTCCCGCCGAGCAGGCCCGGATTGTTCAAATCATCGTCGATAAAGTCATAGTCGGCAGCGAAGGCCTTGATGTCCGGCTTCGTACCGAGGGCATTGGTGCCCTGGCCCGAGAGTTGTGTGCACCCGCCCTGGAGGCGGCTGCATGA
- a CDS encoding DUF2924 domain-containing protein, giving the protein MKHDPVLARLAAIKAATIGDLKKQWRDIYASEPPPFNRRYLESRLAYRVQELAYGGLKPETVKRLQDLGEQLDGGNVAVRSIRADLKPIAGTRLVREWQGVEHTVTVTLNGFEWQGRPYQSLSAIARAITGSRWNGWVFFGLKNKRRAA; this is encoded by the coding sequence ATGAAACACGACCCCGTGCTGGCTCGATTGGCCGCCATCAAAGCGGCCACAATCGGCGATCTCAAGAAACAATGGCGAGATATCTACGCTAGCGAACCGCCGCCATTTAACAGGCGCTATCTGGAAAGCCGACTGGCCTATCGCGTCCAAGAGCTCGCTTATGGCGGCCTGAAACCTGAGACGGTGAAACGGCTTCAAGACCTTGGCGAGCAACTGGATGGCGGCAACGTCGCCGTCCGTAGTATTCGAGCTGACCTGAAACCAATCGCAGGCACGCGTCTGGTCCGTGAATGGCAGGGCGTCGAGCACACTGTGACGGTCACGCTCAATGGCTTTGAGTGGCAAGGTCGTCCTTACCAGTCACTTTCGGCCATTGCCCGCGCCATAACCGGCTCACGCTGGAACGGCTGGGTCTTCTTCGGCCTCAAGAACAAGCGGAGGGCAGCATGA
- a CDS encoding deoxyguanosinetriphosphate triphosphohydrolase family protein produces the protein MTVGGIPSLDAARVSRCYSDEAASGQDQRGAFERDRDRILYSSAFHRLAGITQIVRAGELDVFHTRQQHTYKVAQIGRRLAEHRIREQPIEAAQHGLHPEVVEAACLAHDLGHPPFGHAAETELDRIVRDPSIVGGCKEDAADDGYEGNAQTFRILTKLAVRYSRDNPGLDLTRATLAATLKYPWIRDHGKDEKKSKWSAYASEERDFLWAREHCKGEYKTAEAELMDWADDIAYSVHDLEDFHRVGMIPWSEIVSDEALDGIVQGALNSWKKDPRYPADAPRRLSEALGRVKRKVTIFPSVTKEAYDGSREQRRQLRNFTSQLIGNYVRAITLTKDVDGPAVSIQPDAADEVRLLKHFARHYVIGLPALHAQQYGQKKIVRDLFQIFLAEGKQGNFKLFPARLRYIWEDNHADKKARLAADCVASLTENEAYQLHSRLTGSESGLILDPIVR, from the coding sequence GTGACTGTTGGGGGGATACCGTCGCTGGATGCGGCACGGGTTAGCCGTTGTTACAGCGATGAGGCAGCCTCAGGTCAGGACCAGCGCGGCGCATTTGAGCGCGATCGAGATCGAATACTTTACTCATCGGCATTTCACCGTCTGGCAGGCATCACTCAAATCGTCCGTGCCGGTGAGCTGGACGTCTTCCACACTAGGCAGCAACACACCTACAAGGTTGCGCAAATTGGCAGACGCCTGGCCGAACATCGCATAAGAGAGCAGCCCATCGAGGCGGCACAGCATGGCCTTCACCCTGAAGTCGTGGAGGCCGCGTGCCTTGCGCATGACTTGGGGCACCCGCCTTTCGGACACGCGGCAGAGACCGAGTTGGACCGGATTGTACGCGATCCATCAATCGTAGGCGGTTGCAAGGAAGATGCAGCTGATGATGGCTACGAGGGCAATGCGCAGACATTCCGAATTCTGACCAAACTTGCGGTTCGTTACAGCCGGGACAATCCAGGCCTGGATCTCACTCGCGCAACGTTGGCCGCTACCCTGAAATACCCCTGGATTCGTGACCATGGAAAGGACGAGAAGAAATCCAAGTGGTCGGCTTACGCGTCCGAGGAGCGCGATTTCCTATGGGCACGTGAGCACTGCAAGGGCGAATATAAGACGGCCGAAGCCGAACTCATGGATTGGGCCGACGACATCGCCTACTCGGTCCACGATCTAGAGGATTTCCACCGCGTTGGGATGATCCCGTGGAGCGAGATCGTCTCCGACGAGGCTCTAGATGGCATTGTCCAAGGCGCTTTGAACTCCTGGAAAAAAGACCCCCGCTATCCTGCAGATGCGCCCCGCCGCCTTTCAGAGGCACTGGGTCGCGTTAAACGAAAGGTGACCATCTTCCCTAGTGTCACCAAAGAGGCCTATGACGGTTCGCGCGAACAACGTAGGCAGCTTCGCAATTTCACGTCCCAATTGATCGGCAACTACGTCCGCGCGATCACATTGACTAAAGACGTCGATGGGCCAGCAGTTTCAATTCAACCAGATGCTGCAGACGAGGTCAGGCTCCTTAAGCACTTCGCGCGACATTATGTCATTGGGCTCCCCGCTCTCCACGCGCAGCAATACGGTCAGAAAAAGATCGTGCGCGACCTATTCCAAATCTTTCTGGCCGAGGGGAAGCAGGGTAACTTTAAGCTGTTCCCTGCACGCCTAAGATACATCTGGGAAGACAACCACGCAGATAAGAAAGCTCGGCTAGCCGCAGATTGCGTGGCCTCACTTACGGAAAATGAAGCATACCAACTTCACAGCCGCCTGACTGGCAGCGAGAGTGGCTTAATCCTGGATCCCATCGTCCGCTGA
- a CDS encoding XRE family transcriptional regulator produces the protein MSTTLQERLRARIRQLGMNVADVASLAGVNRSFLYDIIRGRSQTPNLERLKSIAAVVKVDVEWLLHGQGDVQGETPLDEGAESDFIGIAYVNARPSMGGGSILEEEGKPGRDFHFRRAWIKDRLKAAPSMLRVMQVEGDSMLPTLVDGDTVLVDMSQKIPQPPGIFVLHDGLGLVAKRLEHVPMSDPPRVQIISDNTRYPPYDCLADEVNIVGRIRWYGREMF, from the coding sequence ATGTCGACAACTCTGCAGGAGCGCCTTCGCGCACGCATTCGCCAGCTAGGCATGAACGTCGCCGACGTTGCCTCACTGGCGGGTGTGAACCGGTCGTTCTTGTACGACATCATCCGTGGCCGCTCGCAGACGCCCAATCTGGAGCGGCTCAAGAGTATTGCTGCTGTCGTGAAGGTCGATGTCGAATGGTTGCTCCATGGCCAGGGTGACGTTCAGGGCGAGACGCCGCTGGATGAAGGGGCGGAGTCCGACTTCATCGGGATTGCTTACGTTAATGCCCGTCCCTCCATGGGCGGCGGATCGATTCTTGAGGAGGAAGGGAAGCCTGGTCGCGATTTCCATTTCCGCCGCGCCTGGATCAAAGATCGCCTTAAGGCCGCGCCATCAATGCTGCGGGTCATGCAGGTGGAAGGGGACAGCATGCTGCCCACTCTTGTCGACGGTGATACCGTACTGGTCGACATGTCGCAGAAGATACCCCAACCGCCTGGCATTTTCGTTCTACATGATGGCCTTGGGCTGGTTGCCAAGCGGCTCGAGCATGTGCCGATGAGCGACCCGCCGCGCGTGCAGATCATTTCTGACAACACCCGCTACCCACCCTACGATTGCCTGGCTGACGAGGTGAACATTGTCGGGCGCATACGTTGGTATGGCCGGGAGATGTTTTAA